Genomic segment of Synechococcus sp. A18-25c:
CTGAGACTGAACCGCGATGCGCGATGGAGACCGCCAATCCCTTGCAACAGCTGCTGCTCCGCGGCCTGGGAACCACCACGCTGGTGGCTGATCGCTTGCGCGATGTCACCCAGGAGTGGGTGCGCAGCGGACGCCTGGATGCCACCCATGCCTCCGCCCTCGTGGATGACGTCTTAAAGGCACTGCGCGGCGAAACCCCTGAGTTGGAGCAGCAGATGGGGCGCAACCTGGAGCGCAACCGCGACAATCTTCTTCAGGATCTCGGGCTGGCCAGCCAAAAGGAACTCGACGAACTGCGTGGCCGAATTGACAGGCTGGAGCAGCAACTGCGACAACGGGAGCGTCAGGAATGAACCTGCCAGAATTGCGCTGAACGAACCGACCTTCAGTGCGCGACATCCTGATCAGTTCCGCCGTCTGCATTGCCTGTTTGCTGGTGGCCCTGGTGAGCCAGATCGTGGCTCCCTCCACCGTGGTGGCCGCTGTGCCTGCACCCGCCGCGCAACCAGCAGCGGTTCAGACCGCCGATCTGACCGCCAACTCCAGCCCGATGGAGCTGGATCCTGAAGAGACCAATCCCACCCTTTTCGCCATGGCTCCTGACTCCAACCAGGCTGACGCCTCCGCGCTCGGCGGCCCCATGAGTGCTGAAAAGTCGCAACTCACCGCCAGCGGCCTGCGCATCACTGACATCGAAGTTGGCGACGGCGCTGAAGCCACCGCCGGTCAAACCGTGGTGGTGCACTACCGCGGCACCCTCGAAGACGGCACCCAATTCGATGCCAGCTACGACCGTGGCAAGCCCTTCAGCTTTCCCCTGGGGGCAGGCCGCGTGATCAAAGGCTGGGACGAAGGTGTCCAGGGCATGAAAGTGGGAGGCAAGCGCAAGCTGGTGATTCCCCCAGACCTCGGTTACGGCGCACGCGGTGCTGGTGGTGTGATTCCTCCCAACGCCACCTTGATCTTTGACGTCGAGCTCCTAGACATCAAGTCTTGAGCGCCAGTTAGGCTGTAGCAACGGCAGTTGATGACCCACCCGAATGTTCCGCACGGCACTTTCAGACTTCTTCCAAGCCCTGCCTGCTGAGGCAGTGCAGGCCCACTGCGACGGCCCTTGCGGCGTCTATGACCCGGCATCCGCTCGCGTTGCAGCGGAAGCCGTTCTCTCCATGACCAAGAAACTCAAGGGCATGGAGGCTCCTGCAGCTGGTGATGCTGCTGCATTGGCGACCTACAACAACACCTTTTCGCGTTATGTCGCGATCAAGGAAGAGGAAGCCGCAAAGGCCAAGAAGGAGCTGATGATCCTCTGGACCGACTACTTCAAGCCTGATCACCTCGCCACCTTCCCTGATCTCCACGACACCTTCTGGAAAGCAGCCAAACTCTGCAGTGCCTGCAAGGTGAACATCGATCAGGCCAAAGCTGAGGAATTGATGACTGCCGTTGAGAAAGTCCACGGCATGTTTTGGCAGTCCAAAGGCCGCAACGACGCCTGGGTGACGGCATCCTGACCACACCGTTCAAGCTGGCCCCATCTCTCCCAGCAGCAGGTCCTAAGGATCTGCTGCTGTTTTTTTTGGGACGACGACGCCTGTTCGAAGTGCAGGGACCCTCGATGTTGCCAGCGCTGAACCCAGGGCAGCGACTGCTGGTGAAGCCGCATCGACTGGGTCAAGCGCTGCCCCAGACCGGATCGATCGTGGTCTGCAGGCATCCCACCAAGCCTGATCTCATCATCACCAAACGCCTGTCTGGATGCACCGATCAGCAGCTGGACTTGCGCGGTGATAATTCACAGGCCAGCACCGACAGCCGGCACTTCGGCCCTGTGCCCGTGGAAAGCCTGATCGGCGTAGCCACGGCGATCGTGACCTGATCAAGCGCTGCCATACGATCGCCTCGTAGTGGAGACGGTAATGGAACTGTCACCCGTCGCTCCAATCGGAGCGGCACTGATCACCTGCCTGATTGGCCTGGGGGGCTTTGCGATGCGCCAGAGCCTGCTGTCCAAACTGTTTTCGATCGATGTGGCTGCAACCGGGGTGATCACCCTGTTCATCGTGGTGGCCTCACGCACCGGGCTGGTGCCGCCGATTATCAGCCTTCAAAACGAGGTCTCACCCTTCATCGCCGATCCCTTCCCCCAGGGGGTGATTCTCACGGCGATCGTGATCGGGTTCTCGGTGGAAGCCCTGGCGCTGGTGCTGCTCCGCCACATGGCACGAGAGCATCCACTGCTGCGCGTTGATGACTTTGATCGTGAAGTCACAGGGCCATGACAGCAGCCAGCCTGATCCTGGGATGGCTGTTGCTTCCAGCCATCGCGGCCTTTCTGGCCGCACTGCTACCCAAGCTCGGGCGTGGGTTGTTGTTCGCGATGCCAGGCCTAAGCCTGTTGGTCGCCGCTTGTTATCTGGGGCCTCAGGCATCCCTGCTGCCACTCACCATCAGCGTGAATCCGGCCGTCACCCTGCAGCTCGACACACCGCAACTGCCCTTTGTGCTGCTGAATGCGCTGGTGCTGTTGGCGATCGCTTTGCAGGAAACCCAGCAACACAGCCGTCACCTGCGCGTGGTGTTGCTGCTGGTGCTGCATGGGGCCCTCAACTCGATTTATCTGGCAGCCGATCTGGTCAGCATCTATGTGGCAATAGAGCTGATCTCGATCGTCAGTTTCCTGCTGATGGTGGATCTCAAGCATCGAGCCAGCCTCTGGGTCGCGTTTCGCTATCTGCTGCTTGGCGATCTGGCGATGCAACTCTTCCTCTTGGGAGTTCTGATCGTCTACGCCACCTCGGGATCCTTTGCCATCAACGCTGCCGCGGGCGCTCCTGGTGTCGCCATCGTCATGATGGTGGTGGGTTTACTGATCAAATCCGAAGCCTTCCTGCCGGGGTTTTGGCTGCCAAAAACCCATGCGGCCATTTCAGCCGATATGTCAGCGCTGCTCTCTGGAAGTGTGGTGACCGCTGGCATCGCCCCCCTCAGCCAATTAGGCCTCATCAACGCGCAGGCAGCGCAACTGATGCTGATTTTTGGCCTGTTGAGCGTGGTGATTGGCGGGGTCGGGGCCTTGGTGCAAGACGACATCAAACGCCTGCTGGCCTGGAGCACGGTGTCGCAGATGGGTTTCGCGCTTCTGGTTCCTACGGCGGCCGGCCTGTATGCCCTGGCCCATGGTCTCGGGAAAGCCGCGCTGTTTCTTGGGGTCGGGGGACTGCCGACGCGCTCGATTCGATCCCTGCAACAACAGAACATCCCAGGCCGAATCGGTTGGCCGATGCTGCTGGCAGGCCTATCCCTGATCGGCCTGCCGATCAGTCTTGGCTACGGCGCCAAAGAGGCCCTGGTCCAAGCATTGCCGCCACCGGTGGCCGCTGTGGTGGGCTGGCTCGGACTGATCACAGCTTTGGTTCTGGTGAAACTGCTGCCGGATCGCTGGTCAAGCCAACCAGCACTCGCGGAAACCCGATCCCGTGACATCCCTGCCATCCCAGTCACCGGCATCTGGGTGCTGTGCGGAACCTTGTACGTCCTCACTGCCGTGCTGAATCAACCCCTCGGATTGAGTGGAACACCGTTGCTGAAAACTGCCCTGGTGCTTGGTCTGGCAGTGATCGGTGAACGCATGGTGCGTCCATCACTGCGCGGCTGGAGGCCTCCGGACCTGGAACGTTTCAGAGCCATCGTGGTGGCCACAGGACTCACCTTGCTGCTGGCAACGGTGATCAGCAACACCTTTTCAATGGGAGCCGCCCTGCCATGAAACGATCCGCCAGCCCCCTTCAGATCGCCGCAATCCTGGCGGCCTGGCTGCTGCTCAGTTCCAGCCTGAGCGTTCTCAATGTGTTGATTGGCCTGGGAGTTGCCCTGCTGATGCCGCCGTTGAACCAGCGCAAAACCAATCGCAGCAACCTGATCGCCATGCTCCGGATGATTCCGACAACAACGGTTCAAGGCCTCAAAGAAGGTCTCTTACTCCCATTCCAAGGTTTGCAGAGCCGGCCCGAGGTTCAGGACGACCCATGGCCTCCATGGGCCGGGCGCGATCCACTGCTGAGATTTAGCTGGCTTGTGATGGTCTGCTTCACGCCCACAACACTCGTTCTGAAAACCACCCGCGAGTCCGTGCGAACCCATCTGGAGCAACTGCCATGACCGCCGCAGAGCTCGCCCTCGACCTCATGGAAGTGGCAGCACTGCTGGCCACGCTGGCCCTGATCCAGACGGGTTGCCGCATGTCGCGGATCGCCTGCTTGGGAAGTCTGTCGGTGCGACTGCCAGTGATTCTTCTTGTGCTGTCCGTACTGCGCGACGACTGGATGCTGGGCCTAGTCGCTGTGGTGACCTTGATCAGTGGCGATGCTGGCCTTGTGCTCTTAGCGCGTTGGGCAGGAGACGCACCATGAACGCCCTGCTCTCAACCCCTGTCTTGCCGAGCTTGGCATGGGGCCTGATTGGCCTTGGCATCCTGCTGTGGTTCTGGGGAACGCTGCCGCTGCTGCTGCGGCGATCGATCTTTTTTCGACTGCACGCGCTCACGGTCGCCGACACGATCGGATCGCTGTCGATCGTGAGCGGACTGCTGCTGCTCAGAAGTCGCGAATGGCCGTTGCTGCTGCTCAGCCTGATCAGCTTGGTGCTCTGGAACTCCACCTTCAGCATTGTGCTCAGCCGACTGGCGGCAGACCAAGCCACGGATCCGCAAACCGGCGTTCTGCATGAGGAGGCGATCCGATGACTCCGACCTATGTCCTGCCCCCTTTACTGGGCATCCCCCTGATTGGTCTGGCACTGGTGCGCTGTGATGACCCCTGGAAAGCCTTGGTGCTGCGTAGCGCTCTCGGGGGCTTTGCTTCCCTGTTGTTCGCCACCTACGGCGCCGTCGATGTGGCACTCACCGAAGCTCTCGTTGGCACCTTGTTGTCCACCCTCCTGTATTCGGTGGCGATCAAACACACCACCACATTCCGACTTCTGCAGGATCCACAGGCGCCGATGCCGCTGGAGCAGAAGGAACAACTCAAACGCTTGCTCACAACGGTGGGGCTGCAACTCGAGCTGGTCGACACAGCACCTGCCAAGGACAAGGGAGATTTGCATGCCACCTGGATTGGCGACGCAAACGAGCACCCCAGCGTTCGGATGCGACACCGATCCCTGCTTGACGCACTCATGACCCAAGACCCCGCCACGGCGAAGGCCATGAATCTTGTTTTGGATCCTTCTCTGACAAGCCAATGACGCGCTTTTTCTTGCCCTTGCTGGCGCTGATGGGCTTCGTGATCACGCTGGTCAACGCCGGATGCGGGCTGGTCGAAGGGATGAACCAGGTGGTCCCCGGTCCACTGTCAGCAACAGCGCTGGTGGATCAATTCGGTGTGCCCAACGTGGTGACACCGATTGTTCTCGATCTGAGGCTTTACGACACGGTGGGGGAAGTGATCGTGTTCACGCTGGCCTCAATGGGTGTTCACCAGCTGCTTCACGACGAAGTCGCCAGCGAACAACTGAAACCCGCCGATGATGAAGCAGTGGTGATGTTGTTTCGCATCGCCACCGTTCTCAATACGTTGA
This window contains:
- a CDS encoding cation:proton antiporter subunit C, which gives rise to MELSPVAPIGAALITCLIGLGGFAMRQSLLSKLFSIDVAATGVITLFIVVASRTGLVPPIISLQNEVSPFIADPFPQGVILTAIVIGFSVEALALVLLRHMAREHPLLRVDDFDREVTGP
- a CDS encoding monovalent cation/H(+) antiporter subunit G, yielding MNALLSTPVLPSLAWGLIGLGILLWFWGTLPLLLRRSIFFRLHALTVADTIGSLSIVSGLLLLRSREWPLLLLSLISLVLWNSTFSIVLSRLAADQATDPQTGVLHEEAIR
- the sodN gene encoding superoxide dismutase, Ni, with translation MFRTALSDFFQALPAEAVQAHCDGPCGVYDPASARVAAEAVLSMTKKLKGMEAPAAGDAAALATYNNTFSRYVAIKEEEAAKAKKELMILWTDYFKPDHLATFPDLHDTFWKAAKLCSACKVNIDQAKAEELMTAVEKVHGMFWQSKGRNDAWVTAS
- a CDS encoding FKBP-type peptidyl-prolyl cis-trans isomerase; translation: MRDILISSAVCIACLLVALVSQIVAPSTVVAAVPAPAAQPAAVQTADLTANSSPMELDPEETNPTLFAMAPDSNQADASALGGPMSAEKSQLTASGLRITDIEVGDGAEATAGQTVVVHYRGTLEDGTQFDASYDRGKPFSFPLGAGRVIKGWDEGVQGMKVGGKRKLVIPPDLGYGARGAGGVIPPNATLIFDVELLDIKS
- the sodX gene encoding nickel-type superoxide dismutase maturation protease, giving the protein MAVQRPQRRLGDGILTTPFKLAPSLPAAGPKDLLLFFLGRRRLFEVQGPSMLPALNPGQRLLVKPHRLGQALPQTGSIVVCRHPTKPDLIITKRLSGCTDQQLDLRGDNSQASTDSRHFGPVPVESLIGVATAIVT
- a CDS encoding proton-conducting transporter membrane subunit, translated to MTAASLILGWLLLPAIAAFLAALLPKLGRGLLFAMPGLSLLVAACYLGPQASLLPLTISVNPAVTLQLDTPQLPFVLLNALVLLAIALQETQQHSRHLRVVLLLVLHGALNSIYLAADLVSIYVAIELISIVSFLLMVDLKHRASLWVAFRYLLLGDLAMQLFLLGVLIVYATSGSFAINAAAGAPGVAIVMMVVGLLIKSEAFLPGFWLPKTHAAISADMSALLSGSVVTAGIAPLSQLGLINAQAAQLMLIFGLLSVVIGGVGALVQDDIKRLLAWSTVSQMGFALLVPTAAGLYALAHGLGKAALFLGVGGLPTRSIRSLQQQNIPGRIGWPMLLAGLSLIGLPISLGYGAKEALVQALPPPVAAVVGWLGLITALVLVKLLPDRWSSQPALAETRSRDIPAIPVTGIWVLCGTLYVLTAVLNQPLGLSGTPLLKTALVLGLAVIGERMVRPSLRGWRPPDLERFRAIVVATGLTLLLATVISNTFSMGAALP
- a CDS encoding phasin family protein, producing the protein METANPLQQLLLRGLGTTTLVADRLRDVTQEWVRSGRLDATHASALVDDVLKALRGETPELEQQMGRNLERNRDNLLQDLGLASQKELDELRGRIDRLEQQLRQRERQE
- a CDS encoding hydrogenase subunit MbhD domain-containing protein, which encodes MTPTYVLPPLLGIPLIGLALVRCDDPWKALVLRSALGGFASLLFATYGAVDVALTEALVGTLLSTLLYSVAIKHTTTFRLLQDPQAPMPLEQKEQLKRLLTTVGLQLELVDTAPAKDKGDLHATWIGDANEHPSVRMRHRSLLDALMTQDPATAKAMNLVLDPSLTSQ